Genomic DNA from Planifilum fimeticola:
GGTTTTGCCAGAGAAAAGGCGGGTCCTTTGACTGGACCCGCCTTCAAGCTTTTTCCCTCCGTCAGGGATTGGTCTGCGGTTTGCCGCTTGCCCCGGTGAAGGTCGTGGGCGCGGCGGTGTCGGTTTCCTTCCGTATTCGGTCCTTGGCCCGTTCCTGCGCCACCCAGAGGAAGAAATTGTAGGTCAAGGCGACGCCGTAGGAGATCTCCTGGATGATCTTCATCAGGACCCCTCCCAGCTGTTGGTCCTGCTGAGGGGTTAGGATCGGCGCCAGCGCGGACCCCTCTTTGTACAGGGCGAACATGGGGGTGTCGGAGAAGATGATCAGCGCGCAGGCGGGGGTGAGCAGGGCGCCGCCGGCAAAGATGTAGACGAGCCTCTTCCATCCCTTCAAACGATCCAGTTCCTCCACCGGAGCGGTGATGGGCCACCAGAAGAACAAGGCGGTGATTCCGAGGAGGAGATGGACGCCGGCGTGAAGCCATTCGTTGGCCATGATTCGATCGAAGATCAGCGGAACGTGATAGATGGAGAGCAGCCCGTTGAATACGAACAGGGCCACGACCGGACGCGTGAAGAGAGAAACCACCGGTCTCACGCCGGGGATGCGGAAAAGGGCGCGAAACATCCAATCCGGAATGCCCTGCAGGAAAAAGGGCGGCAGGACCAGGTACAGGAGCGACATCTGCAGCATGTGGAAACTGAACAGTTCATGAGCCAAAAGGTCCATGGGACTGCCCAGGGTGAAATACAAAAGCAGCAGCCCGCTCAAAAACCAGATTTTCTTGCCGGGCCGAACGGGCGCCGATCCCGGGAACAGACGGCGCAGGGGGCCGACGAGGATGAGGTAAATGGCTCCCACCAGAATCGCCAGCAGGTTTCCCGGCAGGTTCCAGTTGGCCGGGTGTCGAAACAATTCCATCAGTTCCTCAAATCCCACGGAGTTTCCCTCCTTTCGGGGGCGGGTGATCCGATGAACCCCCCGCTTATGATTACCATTGTTCGCGGCGGATCATGAAAAAATTCGGACGGGGAAAGGCGGTGTGTCTTTTCCGTCCGGATTTTTTTTCGGGTCAGCCTTCACTTTCCGAGCAATTCTTTGACGTCATGAACGATTTGATCGTCATCGGGTCGGACGCCGTTGTAGAACTTCCGAATCTTCCCGGACTGATCGATGAGGTAAAATTGGGTGCCGTGAACCACTTGATCCGACTCGGGATCCATCCGGACCTCCGCCTTGAAGGTTTCCCGCGACAACTTCTGGATCTCCTCGAAGGGGTATCCCGTGAGGAAATGCCAGTTGGAGAAATCCACGTTGTGTTGCTTGGCGAATTCGTGAATCGCCTTTTGATCGTCCCGCTCCGGATCGACGCTGAAGGAGACGATCTCCACGTCCAGCCCTTCAAATTTCAGTCGCTTCTGGAGGAGGGCCATGTTGGCCGTCATCGGAGGGCAGACGGTGTTGCAATTGGTGAAGACGAAATCGGCGAGCCACACCTTGCCTTTCATGTCGGACAGTTTGAAGGGTTTCCCGTCTTGGTCCACCGCTTCAAATTCCGGGACCTCCCAGGCAATTTCCGAATCCGTCTCCGCCTCATTGGAAGGTGCAGGAGCCGGTCCGCTGAAGGGAAGACAATTGGCGATGTCCAACGCCTTCCATATGAGAACGGCTGCGAAGAGACCGACCCCGCCGAACCATGCGATCCGCTTCAACAGTTTGCGACGGTCCTTCATGGATGCCTCTCCCCTCTCCTATCAAGACAAGGATCCTGGCGGATCCGCTGTTTCATCATCGTTGTCGGACGGCTTTGAAAGCCCTTCCCGGCTCTCTCTTATGATAACACATGAAGGGAAGAGACCGGCCGAAAGACAAAAAACCGTCACTTTCCGATCAGAGAAGTGACGGTTCTTTGTCTTCACGGAAAAACCCGGGGGCATCATCCGCTCCGCTTCAGCTTTCCGGTCCGCATCGCGTACCGTTCGGCGACGGAGAAAATCCACAGACCCAAGGGGATGAGGATCGCCCCCAAACCGAGGAGCAGAAGGAGGTCGGGAAGGAGCTCGGCGACTTTCGCCCCCTTCAGCAGAGCGGCCCGGGCCGCCTCGAGGGCGTAGGTTCCCGGCGAGACGAGGGACAGCGGTTGAAGCCATCCGGGAAGGACCGACACCGGGTAGTAGATGCCGGAAACCAGCAAGATGACCCCCTGGATGATGTGGGTTGCCTGCGTTCCCCGTTCGGGGGAGAGAAGGGGCAGCACGGCGGCGATCAGGCCCAGGCCCATGAAGGCGGGACCGGCGGCGACGACTGCCGCCAAGGCGGCGATCAGGTTGGCCTGCTGAAGGGGAAGATCGAAAAAGAGGGCGACGGCGATCAGGACGACGACGGTCCGTACGAGCCCGTAGAGGATGGCGAAGAGGCAGGTTCCGAACAGATGGGTGATCCTGCGGATCGGAGCCATGAAGGTGTACTCGATCGTCCCCTCCCACCGTTCCCAGGTGATGGTGTTGGCCACTTCCTCGAAAAGCACAGCCATGAACCCCCAGCACAGGGCGCCGATCACCAGGAAAAGGACGGTCTCTCCCCGGGCTTCGGGCTCCGCGGTGTATCCGATCAGTCCGATGGTCAGGGTGTTGACGATATTGTAGAAAAGGAAAACCACTTCCCAGGCGAGATAGCGCTTGACGAGGCGAAAACTGCGTTCCACGAAGGCGACTGCGGCGCCCAGTTCATTCATCGTCTTCATCGGCCAATGCATCCTCCCATTCCGTTCCGGTACATCGGAAAAAGACTTCCTCCATCGTGGAGGCTCCCGTCTTTCGTTTCAATCCCTCCGGGGTGTCCAGAGCGATCAGCGATCCCTTGTTGATGATGGCGATGCGATCGCACAGCTTTTCCGCTTCGTCCATATCGTGACTGGTCAAAATCATCGTGGTTTGGCCGCCCTTCTTCACCTCCAGCAGGAACTTTTGAACATCCCGCTTGGATTTGGGATCCAGCCCGGTGGTCGGCTCATCCAGGAGCACCAATTCCGGATCGGTCATCAAGGCCCGGGCGATGGCCACCTTTTGCTGCATCCCCCGGGAGAGGTTTTCCAGGGGCACGCGGGATTTTTGACTGGATATTCCCAGCCGTCGAAGGATTTCCAGCGCGCGCCGTTCCCCCTCCTGGACGGACAGCCCGTAGAGGCGAGCCGTGTAGCGCAGGTTTTCCATGGAAGACAACTTCTTGAAAAAGGAGGCTTCCACCGACACCCTGTTGATCCGGCGGCGCACTTCCTGCTGGTGCCGGACCACGTCCTTGCCGAACACCGTAAGCTGCCCCGCGTCAGGGAAGAGGAGGGTGGCGATCAGGCGGATCATCGTCGATTTTCCGGACCCGTTCGCGCCGAGGAGGCCGAAAATCTCTCCCCGGTAAACCCGGAAGGAGACCTGATTCACCGCGCGGATCCGCCGGCGTTCGCCGAGAAACAGATTGCGCCAGGTGCGGCTTCCTTCCACGGGTTCATAGAAGTGCTTGGACACGCCGCGGCAATCGATCACCACCTCTTTGTCGTCCGGTACGGTTTCGATATGGGGTGAAGACGGCATTTCCAGGGTTTGGGTCATCCTTCACCTCTCCTTTTCTTCCGGACAAAAAAACACCACAGGCGACGGCCTGTGGTGCGAAAGCAAAAAATGCGACATCTTATGAAAGCAACACAGGCCGGTGTCGACCTGTGGCAGTTGTCCGGTCAAGCTTCGGGATGCATCCCCCTGCCGAGGTCGACGCGCGGTAGATGCGGTTTTGGGCATACGGAACCCGCAAAAACGCCAAAAAGGCCTTGGCGGCGAGAAACTGCTGCCAGAGCGATTTCGATCCGCATGGACGTCGACCTCCTTTTCAAGGGATATCAGCTTTTAAATTTTAGCCCTGGAAACAACAAATGTCAATCCCCGACAAGTCTTGAATTTCACTCTTCGATCGTTTATAATCCGAATTGAACCAAATGAATGATTGTTCATTCAAATACGCCTTGATACTCAGGTTTGGATCCCTGCGCCGCAAGAAAGTCTTCAGTAACTGACATCATTTTCACGCGATGGGGGGAAGAGACGATGACATACTCGCTGGAAGGAAAGGTGGCACTGGTCACGGGAGCTTCGCGCGGTTTGGGGCGGGCCGATGCGTTGGCCCTGGCCCGCGCGGGAGCGGATGTGGTGATCACCGATATTCTGCTGGAAAGCCTCGACGATGACGAAACGGCGCAAAAGTACGGACCGATGAGCCAGGTGATGAAGTCGACCGGGGTCGTCTACGCCGAAAAGACGGCGGAGGAGATCCGCAAGATGGGACGCCGTTCGATGGCCATCCGGATGGACGTCACCGATCGGGAACAGGTGAACGAGGTGTTCCAGAAGGTGAAGGAAGAGATGGGAGGCATCCACATCCTCGTCAACAACGCCGCCACCCTGGACCACGTCTCCCGCATCGAGTACCAGAACGACGAGTTTTGGGAGAGGGATCTGAGGGTGAACCTGACGGGGACCTACAACTGCACCAAGGCGGTCTGGCCGATCATGAAGGAGCAGAACTGGGGGCGGATCATCAATATGGCCTCCGTCGCGGGGACCATCGGCGGATTCGGTCAGGCCAGCTATTCCACGACCAAGGCCGGGATCCTCGGCTTCACCAAGAGCATGGCCCTGGAAGGCGCCCGCTACAACATCACCGTAAACGCGATCGTTCCCGGGATTGTCAACACGGAAGCCTTCCAGATGATCGATCCCAAGATGCGGGAGCGGATGATCCAGCGCACCGCCTTCAAGCGGCCAGGCGAACCGGAGGATATCGCAAATGCCATCTGTTTCCTCGCATCGGACCACGCCAAATACATCACCGGCATCGAGCTCAACGTGTCCGGCGGGATTGAACTGTTCACCTTCTGATCCTCGCCGCGGCGGAGGGGGGCCTGCGCATTCGGGCCCCGGCCCTTGTTGAAACGGGGATGAGGTCTTTTTCATTCGAACAAAAAGGGGAGAGGAAGCCAGTGAGTGCGAGGGATGCCGTGATTATCGACGCCGTGCGGACGCCCATCGGCCGGAAGAAGGGCCTGCTGAGCCGGACCCGGCCGGACGAAATGGCGGCCCACGTGCTGTCCGCCATCGTGGAGCGGAACGGAATCAAGCCGGACTTGGTGGAAGATGTGAAAATGGGTTGTGTCACCCAGATCGACGAACAGGGATTCAACATCGGGCGGATAGCAGCTTTGATCGCCGGCTTCCCCGTGGAGGTCTGCGGGGTCAGCTCCAACCGGATGTGCGGCTCCAGCCTGGAGACCCTGAACCAGGCGGCCCACGAAGTGATGGCCGGCATGGGGGACCTGTTCATCGCCGCCGGCGTGGAGAGCATGAGCCGCGTCCCGATGGGAAGCGACGGCGGAAACTTCAGCTCCAAATTGACGGATCGGTACATGATCATCCCCCAGGGCTTTTCCGCGGAGATGATCGCCTCCCAATGGGGATTCACCCGGGAGGAGCTGGACCGGTTTTCCTATGAAAGCCATCAGAAAGCCCTGCGGGCCCAGCGGGAAGGAAGGTTTGACCGCGAGATCGTTCCCATCGATGTGGTGACGGAGGAAGGGGAGGCGGTCCGGATGGAGAAGGACGAGACTCCCCGGGCGGACACCAGCCTGGAAAAGATGGCGCAGCTCCAGCCCTCCTTCCAGGCGGACGGCGTGGTGACCGCCGGCAATTCCAGCCAGATCTCCGACGGAGCGGCGGCGGTGCTGGTCGCCTCCCGGGAAAAGGCGGACGAGTTGGGACTGAAGCCCCGGGCGCGGATCGTCGCCACCGCCACGGCCGGGGTGGATCCGACGATCATGTTGACCGGTGTCATTCCCTGCACGGAGAAGGTCCTGAAAAAGGCCGGCCTCACCATGGACGATATCGATCTGTTCGAAGTGAACGAAGCCTTTGCCTCGGTGGTGTTGGCCTGGCAGAAGGAAACCGGAGCCCCTTGGGAAAAGGTGAACGTCAACGGCGGGGCGATCGCCCTGGGCCATCCGCTGGGGGCGAGCGGCGCCCGCATCACCGCCACGCTCCTGAACGAATTGGAGCGGCGTGAAGCCCGTTACGGATTGATGACCATGTGCATCGGCTTCGGGATGGCGATCGCCACCATTATCGAGCGGGAAGCGTAACCGCGGGAAGACGGGTCTTCCGGGAATCGGTCGAACTCCGAGGGCCCGTCTTTTTCCTTTCATTCTGAAAACGCTTTCCTGAGGAGGCGCGGGGGAATGGAACTGCGACGGAAGGATTTTCTCAAGGGGATGAGGGTGCTGGATTTCTCCCGATACCTTCCCGGACCCTTCGCCACCATGCGCCTGGCCGACATGGGCGCGGACGTGATCAAGGTGGAGGATCCGTCCATCGGTGATCCGGCCCGCTACCTTCCTCCCCTTGCCGAGGAGACGGGCCGCCTTTTTCTGCTCCTGAACCGGAACAAGCGAAGCCTGGCGATCGACGTGAAGACGGAGGCGGGAAGGGAGATCCTCCATCGCCTCATACCGAAGGTGGACGTGGTGGTGGAGAGCTACCGGCCGG
This window encodes:
- a CDS encoding thiolase family protein, which codes for MSARDAVIIDAVRTPIGRKKGLLSRTRPDEMAAHVLSAIVERNGIKPDLVEDVKMGCVTQIDEQGFNIGRIAALIAGFPVEVCGVSSNRMCGSSLETLNQAAHEVMAGMGDLFIAAGVESMSRVPMGSDGGNFSSKLTDRYMIIPQGFSAEMIASQWGFTREELDRFSYESHQKALRAQREGRFDREIVPIDVVTEEGEAVRMEKDETPRADTSLEKMAQLQPSFQADGVVTAGNSSQISDGAAAVLVASREKADELGLKPRARIVATATAGVDPTIMLTGVIPCTEKVLKKAGLTMDDIDLFEVNEAFASVVLAWQKETGAPWEKVNVNGGAIALGHPLGASGARITATLLNELERREARYGLMTMCIGFGMAIATIIEREA
- a CDS encoding ABC transporter ATP-binding protein, yielding MTQTLEMPSSPHIETVPDDKEVVIDCRGVSKHFYEPVEGSRTWRNLFLGERRRIRAVNQVSFRVYRGEIFGLLGANGSGKSTMIRLIATLLFPDAGQLTVFGKDVVRHQQEVRRRINRVSVEASFFKKLSSMENLRYTARLYGLSVQEGERRALEILRRLGISSQKSRVPLENLSRGMQQKVAIARALMTDPELVLLDEPTTGLDPKSKRDVQKFLLEVKKGGQTTMILTSHDMDEAEKLCDRIAIINKGSLIALDTPEGLKRKTGASTMEEVFFRCTGTEWEDALADEDDE
- a CDS encoding cytochrome c oxidase assembly protein; amino-acid sequence: MGFEELMELFRHPANWNLPGNLLAILVGAIYLILVGPLRRLFPGSAPVRPGKKIWFLSGLLLLYFTLGSPMDLLAHELFSFHMLQMSLLYLVLPPFFLQGIPDWMFRALFRIPGVRPVVSLFTRPVVALFVFNGLLSIYHVPLIFDRIMANEWLHAGVHLLLGITALFFWWPITAPVEELDRLKGWKRLVYIFAGGALLTPACALIIFSDTPMFALYKEGSALAPILTPQQDQQLGGVLMKIIQEISYGVALTYNFFLWVAQERAKDRIRKETDTAAPTTFTGASGKPQTNP
- a CDS encoding ABC transporter permease, with protein sequence MKTMNELGAAVAFVERSFRLVKRYLAWEVVFLFYNIVNTLTIGLIGYTAEPEARGETVLFLVIGALCWGFMAVLFEEVANTITWERWEGTIEYTFMAPIRRITHLFGTCLFAILYGLVRTVVVLIAVALFFDLPLQQANLIAALAAVVAAGPAFMGLGLIAAVLPLLSPERGTQATHIIQGVILLVSGIYYPVSVLPGWLQPLSLVSPGTYALEAARAALLKGAKVAELLPDLLLLLGLGAILIPLGLWIFSVAERYAMRTGKLKRSG
- a CDS encoding SDR family NAD(P)-dependent oxidoreductase; this encodes MTYSLEGKVALVTGASRGLGRADALALARAGADVVITDILLESLDDDETAQKYGPMSQVMKSTGVVYAEKTAEEIRKMGRRSMAIRMDVTDREQVNEVFQKVKEEMGGIHILVNNAATLDHVSRIEYQNDEFWERDLRVNLTGTYNCTKAVWPIMKEQNWGRIINMASVAGTIGGFGQASYSTTKAGILGFTKSMALEGARYNITVNAIVPGIVNTEAFQMIDPKMRERMIQRTAFKRPGEPEDIANAICFLASDHAKYITGIELNVSGGIELFTF
- a CDS encoding SCO family protein — protein: MKDRRKLLKRIAWFGGVGLFAAVLIWKALDIANCLPFSGPAPAPSNEAETDSEIAWEVPEFEAVDQDGKPFKLSDMKGKVWLADFVFTNCNTVCPPMTANMALLQKRLKFEGLDVEIVSFSVDPERDDQKAIHEFAKQHNVDFSNWHFLTGYPFEEIQKLSRETFKAEVRMDPESDQVVHGTQFYLIDQSGKIRKFYNGVRPDDDQIVHDVKELLGK